The stretch of DNA ctcaacttgagtttttatttatttttcacagAGTTACTTGGACTCATCAgcagcatcatcatcatcatcaatatcTAATTGGGAAATTATGTCATCTCATGATCACGAgaataatttcaattttatgaCTAATAATTGGTGAGTTTATTATTTATACAATATGCATTATTATTTGgagaattattttatatattatttttttaattttttttttcaaatttagttGCTATATAGATCCTGGTATTTTGGTTGCAATTTAAGTTAATCTGTtgattcttatatatattttcgtaaaaatatataaaaaaaattactttaaatataaaaataaaaaaacctcctattattatatatatatatttaattttgtataataacatattaattatgtttCTAATTTTGGTAATCATCTCAGGTAAGATAATTTTAAACAGAGAGGAGATGAAAACAATATCATCAatattagaagaagaaaaatcatCACTTGATTCATCTTCATCTTAttattcttataataaattattagagGGTTGTAGAGGGCTGAAATGATCAAATAAAACTGATGCTTCTTTCAATTTGTATTGTCGATTTGATAACTTTATTATCTGTTGTTCTTACTAATTTAAGATCATAATTATAAActtcaaattattatatatatttatatttcctataattttgtttttcccTTTCATTTATTCTTTTGCAATTTACCAAGTAACCCTAATATGATAATAATAAGCACCCTTTTgtcttaatttttttgtttatgttttgaTTGGACATTGTATATTCTAAATTCCtgcatattttataattttcagcattaaaatagatatggaTGTTGATATAGATCACTATATTATTCTTGGCCTACCAGCTGAGGATGGTGCTAATAAGCTTACAGAGATATTAAAGGTGTATACCTGTAACCAGATAAATTACCTGATAAGTTTTGTATTAGTCATTGTTCTTATTGTCCATATTCTGATATAAAACTTTCATTACTTGCACtacattattaattttaattaaaattggacTCTGCATTATGTTATCTTGTACAGTTCTATTCTTTCGTAAAACAGAGACTTCAAAGTCTAAAGGACCACATGAGTTAAATTTGCATTTGGCTTTGATTGTTAATTAAAGTATTAGTATATATCTTTTATATTGTTGCATAGCACTTAAAGATTATTAAGAATTACACAAAATGCAAAACTAATGAGTAAAGAAACTAAATTATTCAAACTAATACGCTGAATGATTTTAATCAAAGATTCGActgcaaaaaaaatatatatcattaaaactgtatatatatttatgtaataaTGAATTTGTGAACCAAATTATCATAAAGTATTTCATGATTTCAATTTTAACATTatttaatgatatttattttattttataaataatcttTTACTTTATTTTGGAATATGAACTGCATATATGACAAGACTCAatacttttatttaaaattttttgcttAAAGTctttgaaattaataagtttttcgaaatttacaattttattctaatatttaaaattctaaacTCAACCTAGAAGAAAAACTAAGTGTATAACTAGATATATACGTACATTGTACGTAACTTTATGCTAGTAGATTAAAAGGATTTTAAGGTGTTGTTAAGTTGTAAAAATAGTTCGGTGTAATACAATGATCctgatttctaaaaaaaaaatagtatgtaactattatttataaaattataacataaatttgcaaatttttgttaatagagaaaaaaaaaattgtgtaattacgaTTATAGcccaataatatatttttatattgttttcaacattttgtatttttggtatttttacaaatatgtagacattttaaaaaattcagctACACAATTTTAGGCCCAAATGAGTTGAGAGCTTAAGTGGGCTGGAGAAATTTCTTATAGGCTTTTTGAAATGGATAACCATAATGACAATAAAGAGAATAATTATTTGAGAAACAAGCCAGTTTTgtaaaatgacaatatattttgATAGAACATTCACAATCTTAAATTATTAGTagtatctttttataaaatgactTAATTGTATCTTATAAGTTGTTAGGCAGAGATTTTTAACATTATTGTCATTTGTCCCATATAGTGATTATTACATTACTTGACAATGACAAATAATAacattttgaaataatatttaattcttCTACtagaaatcaaaatataaaatccaTGGCCAATATTGAAAGTGATCCTCTACTAATGCATAGAAgaattttgtcaaaataaataattaaaataatacacataaaaaaatcataacccaAACATGATTTTAGGAGAATCTCAACACTAGATACCCAATAGAATATATCCAAGTACATAAAACACAAtcataaagggaaatttgattttctatgcttagaaaatcaaaaaatttgatttttaaaccaaaaatttaaaacctaaaaaaactattccttttttttcaaaaccccaaaaatacccccctcattattctcaaccatctctctctcttcctcctttctctctcaaagCAATCCCACCCGAAACCCAACTAAGAAAGCACCAAAACGCCGATCGACCACCACCCACGGTGAACCACCGCACCCACGGTAGACCGCACCCACCCACCCTAGATCGCACCCACCCACTCTTGACCGCCCCCACCCACTTCCTGCGATTttctctgaaacttttttttttttttttttgcgatttgagagaggaagaag from Cannabis sativa cultivar Pink pepper isolate KNU-18-1 chromosome 2, ASM2916894v1, whole genome shotgun sequence encodes:
- the LOC133035165 gene encoding uncharacterized protein LOC133035165 isoform X1, which codes for MSENNSFLLSPNLLSSEILEEDDDVFSTGYLEDALFEFTKKSKRRRLLVYTDHNHHHENLLSKSYLDSSAASSSSSISNWEIMSSHDHENNFNFMTNNCIKIDMDVDIDHYIILGLPAEDGANKLTEILKVYTCNQINYLISFVLVIVLIVHILI